Proteins encoded by one window of Paenibacillus sp. DCT19:
- a CDS encoding dihydroorotase gives MVQIIKNANVLNQKGELERKSIIIDGGKIQAIVGVEDEAVLSAEKSAERVTDASGKLVIPGLIDMHVHLREPGFEHKETIETGARSAAQGGFTTIACMPNTRPVTDNPDTVKLVLDKAKEADLVKVLPYAAITKNELGRELTDFAALKEAGAIGFTDDGVGVQNAQMMKDAMTLAASMDMPVIAHCEDDSLVVGRYVTEGEFSKRHGIKGIPNESEAIHVGRDILLAEATGVHYHVCHVSTEQSVRLIRLAKSIGIKVTAEVCPHHLLLSDEDIPGMDSNWKMNPPLRSPRDVQACIEGLQDGTLDMIVTDHAPHSEEEKAKGMELAPFGIVGFETAFPLLYTKFVETGIWTLDFLVKRMTADPARVFRLDTGKLEEGAPADITMIDLNQEKAVDPSTFATKGRNTPFTGWKLKGWPVQTWVDGKSVWNNTVQQ, from the coding sequence ATGGTACAGATTATTAAAAACGCAAATGTCTTGAATCAAAAAGGGGAACTTGAACGGAAAAGCATCATTATAGATGGAGGAAAGATTCAAGCCATCGTTGGAGTGGAAGACGAGGCAGTACTAAGTGCGGAAAAATCAGCTGAACGTGTAACGGATGCTTCAGGAAAACTGGTTATCCCAGGGCTGATCGACATGCATGTGCATCTGCGCGAACCGGGATTCGAACACAAAGAGACGATCGAAACAGGCGCACGGTCAGCGGCACAAGGCGGTTTTACTACGATTGCATGTATGCCCAATACCAGACCTGTAACCGATAATCCGGATACCGTGAAGCTGGTACTGGATAAAGCGAAGGAAGCAGACCTGGTTAAAGTACTGCCATATGCGGCGATCACCAAAAATGAACTTGGTCGTGAACTTACCGACTTTGCCGCGCTGAAAGAAGCGGGTGCGATTGGATTCACAGATGACGGAGTAGGCGTACAAAATGCTCAAATGATGAAGGACGCCATGACACTCGCAGCAAGCATGGATATGCCGGTTATTGCCCACTGTGAAGATGATTCACTAGTTGTGGGTCGCTATGTGACCGAAGGGGAATTCTCCAAACGTCACGGCATCAAAGGTATTCCGAATGAATCCGAAGCGATTCATGTAGGGCGGGACATTCTGCTTGCTGAAGCAACAGGAGTTCACTACCATGTGTGCCATGTTAGCACAGAACAATCGGTTCGTTTGATCCGCTTGGCGAAGTCCATCGGCATCAAGGTAACCGCTGAGGTATGTCCGCACCATTTGCTCCTATCCGATGAAGACATTCCGGGCATGGACTCTAACTGGAAAATGAACCCACCGTTACGCTCACCACGCGATGTGCAGGCTTGCATTGAAGGCTTGCAGGACGGAACACTGGATATGATCGTAACGGATCATGCACCGCATAGCGAAGAAGAGAAAGCAAAAGGCATGGAACTGGCACCATTCGGAATCGTCGGTTTCGAAACAGCTTTCCCACTCCTCTACACAAAGTTTGTGGAGACAGGAATCTGGACACTCGACTTCCTGGTTAAACGGATGACTGCTGATCCAGCAAGAGTATTCCGACTGGATACAGGTAAGCTTGAAGAGGGTGCTCCAGCCGACATTACGATGATTGATCTGAATCAAGAAAAAGCAGTTGATCCATCTACATTTGCCACCAAGGGAAGAAACACACCGTTTACAGGATGGAAGCTAAAAGGCTGGCCTGTACAAACGTGGGTAGATGGCAAAAGTGTATGGAATAACACGGTTCAACAGTAA
- a CDS encoding aspartate carbamoyltransferase catalytic subunit, whose product MITQPALKDRSLLGLKELSRGEIESILNRAAHWEAQQEKLVPVLESRFVANMFFENSTRTRFSFEMAEKRLGAQVLNFTAAASSVEKGESIYDTVRTLESMGIDAGVIRLKPSGVLQQLAQKVNVPLVNAGDGNNEHPTQALLDLYTMRKAFGELKGLRVSIIGDIKHSRVARSNLWALQKFGADVRFCAPETMQAPELAEHAPYVELQDALDADVVMMLRVQLERHKQGIITSAEDYREHYGLTEERAASLKPSTIIMHPAPVNRNVEIDDAVVESAASRIFPQMANGVPIRMAVMERAMKL is encoded by the coding sequence ATGATTACACAACCAGCATTGAAAGATCGCAGCCTGCTAGGACTGAAAGAACTAAGTCGTGGAGAGATTGAATCAATCCTAAACAGAGCAGCTCACTGGGAAGCACAACAAGAGAAACTCGTTCCTGTTCTGGAATCACGCTTTGTCGCTAACATGTTCTTCGAGAACAGCACACGCACTCGATTCTCCTTCGAAATGGCAGAGAAACGATTAGGTGCTCAAGTACTGAACTTTACTGCAGCGGCATCCAGTGTAGAGAAAGGCGAGTCCATCTACGATACGGTGCGCACCCTTGAATCCATGGGCATTGATGCAGGGGTTATTCGCTTGAAGCCTTCAGGAGTTCTGCAGCAGCTGGCGCAAAAAGTTAATGTGCCACTAGTGAACGCAGGAGACGGCAATAACGAGCACCCAACACAAGCTTTGCTCGATCTGTATACGATGCGCAAAGCGTTTGGTGAGCTGAAAGGCCTGCGTGTTTCCATCATCGGAGACATTAAGCATAGCCGGGTCGCTCGATCCAACCTGTGGGCGTTACAGAAGTTTGGTGCAGATGTACGGTTCTGTGCTCCAGAAACGATGCAGGCACCTGAACTGGCAGAGCATGCTCCATATGTAGAGCTGCAAGATGCTTTGGATGCGGATGTAGTCATGATGCTTCGGGTTCAACTCGAACGTCACAAGCAAGGAATTATTACCTCAGCAGAGGATTATCGCGAACACTACGGATTGACGGAAGAACGGGCAGCAAGTCTTAAACCAAGCACCATCATTATGCATCCAGCACCTGTAAACCGTAACGTCGAAATTGACGACGCGGTTGTCGAAAGTGCGGCATCGCGGATTTTCCCGCAAATGGCGAACGGAGTTCCAATCCGCATGGCGGTTATGGAACGTGCGATGAAGCTGTAG